The following proteins come from a genomic window of Musa acuminata AAA Group cultivar baxijiao chromosome BXJ1-7, Cavendish_Baxijiao_AAA, whole genome shotgun sequence:
- the LOC135679240 gene encoding amino acid transporter AVT6A-like, which translates to MTIVSISPDESNGQRRAKRILDETVPLLPSKQEETGEFDEFNGASFAGAVFNLSTTIVGAGIMSLPATMKVLGLVPGILLIVFFAFFTEQSIDMLIRSSRAGKTVSYGGVMGDAFGKTGKVLIQLCIIVNNVGVLIVYMIIIGDVLSGTSSSGYHHSGVLEGWFGQHWWTSRFVILLVSMLAVFAPLACFKRVDSLRYTSALSVALAVVFVVITAGIAVVKLLAGSIAMPKLFPDVPDLASVWNFFTVVPIIVTAYICHYNVHPIENELDDPSQIKPVVRTSLALCSTVYITTSFFGFLLFGESTLDDVLANFDSNLGIPYSSVLNDAVRVSYAVHLMLVFPMIFHALRVNVDGLLFASAGPLASDNRRFAIITVVLLSIIFLAANFIPSIWDAFQFTGATAAVCIGFIFPAAITLRDPHGIATKWGKILAVFMIILAVLSNAIAIYSDAYSLFKKTDASPES; encoded by the exons ATGACTATCGTAAGCATTTCTCCCGATGAGAGCAATGGGCAGCGAAGGGCCAAAAGGATTCTTGATGAGACAGTTCCGCTGTTACCGAGCAAGCAGGAGGAAACTGgggaatttgatgagttcaatggaGCTTCTTTTGCTGGGGCTGTCTTCAACCTATCAACTACCATCGTCGGAGCAGGGATTATGTCCCTGCCCGCCACCATGAAAGTCTTGGGGCTGGTGCCTGGGATTCTCCTGATTGTATTCTTTGCTTTCTTCACGGAGCAATCGATTGATATGTTGATCAGGTCTAGCCGAGCAGGGAAAACAGTTTCCTATGGAGGAGTAATGGGCGATGCATTTGGAAAAACCGGCAAGGTGTTGATTCAATTGTGTATTATCGTGAACAACGTCGGCGTGTTGATTGTATACATGATCATTATCG GTGATGTGCTTTCTGGTACATCTTCGAGTGGCTACCACCACTCTGGTGTTTTGGAAGGATGGTTCGGGCAGCACTGGTGGACTAGTCGTTTTGTCATTCTTCTGGTCTCAATGCTGGCAGTGTTTGCTCCATTGGCATGCTTCAAGCGTGTCG ATTCACTGAGGTACACATCTGCCTTATCTGTTGCCCTGGCAGTTGTTTTTGTGGTAATTACAGCAGGGATTGCTGTTGTTAAATTGCTTGCTGGAAGCATCGCAATGCCCAAATTATTTCCGGATGTACCAGATTTAGCATCTGTGTGGAACTTCTTCACGGTGGTCCCAATTATTGTGACTGCATATATCTGCCATTACAACG TTCACCCTATAGAGAACGAACTCGACGATCCTTCCCAGATAAAGCCTGTTGTACGAACATCACTAGCGCTTTGTTCCACGGTCTACATAACCACGAGCTTCTTTGGGTTCCTCCTCTTTGGTGAATCCACCCTTGATGATGTGCTTGCCAATTTTGATTCCAATCTTGGCATCCCATACAGCTCTGTTCTGAATGATGCAGTCAGAGTTAGCTATGCTGTGCACCTCATGCTCGTGTTCCCCATGATCTTCCATGCCCTGCGGGTCAATGTGGATGGCCTACTTTTTGCATCGGCCGGCCCCTTAGCTTCAGACAATAGGAGGTTTGCTATAATTACAGTGGTGCTTCTATCGATCATTTTCTTGGCTGCAAATTTCATTCCCAGTATCTGGGACGCCTTCCAATTTACtggtgcaactgctgcagtctgcATTGGGTTCATTTTTCCTGCTGCCATTACACTCAG AGATCCTCATGGCATTGCGACGAAGTGGGGCAAGATCCTGGCGGTTTTCATGATCATCCTCGCCGTTCTGTCAAATGCCATTGCTATATACAGTGACGCCTATTCTCTCTTTAAGAAGACCGATGCCTCCCCTGAATCCTAG
- the LOC103992356 gene encoding uncharacterized protein LOC103992356 — translation MGCISLRFLFLVLLICSVTLADSIASARSVVEVLTEKNGGAMGVDEEVLPGSTTSRSRWLWGRKMSAEWLEKKDTVETGPAKISEEKILGSTTKMHDKDSRRISIPKPRPKTTVKKHTKGSSGEAVKPKATAQAASHGSSHDPFQRIQPKKQLDAVTEMFNMLHKDYQTKARRRPPINNDTPLKHLDAKP, via the exons ATGGGGTGCATAAGCTTAAGGTTCCTTTTTCTTGTGCTTTTGATCTGCTCGGTTACTCTTGCTGACTCTATTGCAAGCGCTCGCAGTG TGGTTGAAGTACTGACGGAGAAGAATGGTGGTGCAATGGGTGTCGATGAG GAAGTACTTCCTGGCAGCACGACAAGCAGGAGCAGATGGCTGTGGGGAAGGAAGATGAGCGCAGAATGGTTGGAGAAGAAGGACACAGTGGAAACAG GACCGGCAAAGATCTCCGAAGAGAAGATACTTGGTTCAACAACAAAGATGCATGataag GATTCCAGAAGAATTAGCATACCTAAGCCAAGGCCAAAAACCACTGTCAAAAAGCATACAAAAGGGAGTTCAGGTGAGGCAGTGAAGCCAAAGGCAACAGCACAAGCAGCCTCCCATGGATCATCCCATGACCCATTCCAGAGAATTCAACCTAAGAAACAACTGGATGCAGTCACTGAAATGTTCAACATGCTGCACAAGGACTACCAAACCAAGGCTCGCCGCAGGCCTCCCATCAACAATGATACTCCTTTGAAGCATCTTGATGCTAAGCCCTAG
- the LOC103992357 gene encoding phosphatidylinositol 4-kinase gamma 5 produces the protein MSPNLDSPIKTQMAVSVLTHTLNYEYHRSNQSEGKPSGRRRVFVQTETGCVLGIELDRADNAHTVKRRLQIALNVPTDESSLTFGDLVLKNDLSAVRNDSPLLLTRNSMHRSSSTPCLSPTGKDIHQQRDRSGPIEVLVCSSRCSRTRQLVKDVVKAIKNGVAPLPVHSGLGGAYYFRNTKGESVAIVKPTDEEPFAPNNPKGFTGKALGQPGLKRSVRVGETGFREVAAYLLDYDHFANVPPTVLVKITHSVFHVNEGVNSNTSGKAVDRKRSAVSKIASFQQFIPHDYDASDHGTSSFPVAAIHRIGILDIRIFNTDRHAGNLLVRKLEGATGRFGAQTELIPIDHGLCLPESLDDPYFEWIHWPQASIPFCEDELKYIANLDPVKDSEMLRMELPMIREACLRVLILSTIFLKEAAAFGLCLAEIGEMMSREFRGMEEAPSELEVVCIEARRLIAEKVVISPVISPNYDDTIQFDIDYEEADPVMPKSPSFNFGSRGRISRNPLSRLEESLEEQEEDDENIEHNMEDTTYCSDAREWPPHASRLSASLKTMTLAGNSQNYVAGVPRANCTTGRNSGGASGLQGRNSRSANEQLPASVSFVKLANMGEEEWSAFLEKFQELLQGAFRSRKCGATGQRLKQRLGSSCQF, from the coding sequence ATGTCGCCTAACTTGGACAGCCCCATTAAGACCCAGATGGCAGTTTCCGTCTTAACCCACACCCTTAACTACGAGTACCATCGGAGCAACCAAAGTGAAGGAAAACCAAGTGGACGAAGGCGTGTGTTCGTTCAAACTGAAACTGGATGTGTATTGGGTATTGAACTGGATCGTGCGGATAATGCTCATACTGTGAAGAGAAGGTTACAGATTGCTCTTAATGTACCTACCGATGAGAGCTCGCTCACTTTTGGTGACCTTGTGTTGAAAAATGATCTCAGTGCTGTCCGGAATGATTCACCATTGCTTCTTACCAGGAATTCCATGCATAGAAGTTCCTCCACTCCGTGCCTCTCTCCTACTGGAAAGGACATCCACCAGCAAAGGGATCGGAGTGGCCCAATCGAAGTTTTAGTGTGCTCTAGCCGCTGCTCTCGAACAAGACAGCTGGTCAAGGATGTTGTGAAGGCTATTAAAAATGGCGTTGCTCCTTTACCGGTTCACAGTGGGCTTGGTGGTGCCTACTACTTCAGGAACACCAAAGGTGAGAGTGTTGCAATTGTGAAGCCCACAGATGAGGAACCATTTGCACCGAATAATCCTAAAGGTTTCACTGGGAAGGCCCTTGGACAACCAGGCTTGAAAAGGTCTGTGCGGGTTGGTGAGACTGGATTCAGGGAAGTTGCTGCATACCTCCTGGATTATGATCATTTTGCCAATGTCCCCCCCACGGTCCTTGTCAAGATCACTCATTCGGTTTTCCATGTGAATGAAGGTGTTAACTCTAATACTAGCGGCAAGGCTGTTGACAGGAAGCGGAGTGCAGTCAGCAAGATAGCATCCTTTCAACAATTTATTCCTCATGACTACGATGCTAGTGACCATGGGACGTCCAGTTTCCCTGTTGCAGCTATACACAGGATTGGTATCCTCGATATTAGAATTTTTAATACTGACAGGCATGCTGGAAACCTCTTGGTGAGGAAACTTGAAGGGGCAACTGGTAGATTTGGGGCTCAGACAGAacttattccaatcgatcatggTCTCTGCTTGCCGGAGAGTTTGGATGATCCATATTTTGAGTGGATCCACTGGCCACAGGCATCAATCCCTTTCTGTGAGGATGAGCTTAAGTATATTGCAAACCTTGATCCGGTGAAAGATTCTGAGATGCTTCGTATGGAGCTGCCCATGATCCGCGAAGCATGCCTTAGAGTTTTGATCCTGTCAACAATTTTTCTCAAGGAAGCAGCTGCATTTGGGCTTTGCCTTGCAGAGATTGGTGAGATGATGAGCAGGGAATTCAGGGGAATGGAAGAGGCGCCAAGCGAACTGGAAGTTGTGTGCATTGAGGCAAGACGGCTGATAGCAGAAAAAGTGGTCATTTCTCCAGTAATCAGTCCAAATTATGATGACACAATTCAGTTTGATATTGACTATGAGGAAGCTGATCCGGTGATGCCGAAATCTCCATCTTTCAATTTTGGATCCAGAGGAAGAATCTCCAGAAACCCGCTGTCAAGATTAGAAGAGAGCTTGGAGGAGCAGGAGGAAGATGATGAGAACATTGAGCACAATATGGAGGATACTACTTACTGCTCGGATGCCCGTGAGTGGCCTCCACATGCCTCAAGACTGTCTGCTTCTTTGAAGACCATGACTCTTGCTGGGAATAGTCAGAACTATGTGGCTGGTGTTCCAAGAGCTAATTGTACCACTGGTAGAAATAGCGGTGGTGCCAGTGGGCTTCAGGGTAGGAATAGTAGGAGTGCGAACGAACAGCTGCCTGCAAGTGTGAGCTTCGTGAAGCTGGCTAACATGGGAGAAGAGGAGTGGTCAGCATTTCTTGAGAAGTTCCAGGAGCTGCTGCAAGGTGCATTCCGTAGCCGGAAGTGTGGTGCCACTGGCCAGAGGCTCAAGCAGAGGTTGGGCAGTTCTTGTCAGTTTTGA